The Drosophila mauritiana strain mau12 chromosome 2R, ASM438214v1, whole genome shotgun sequence genome has a segment encoding these proteins:
- the LOC117137704 gene encoding uncharacterized protein LOC117137704, with protein MAAATSSCRCNKNNALSCNNGRDNNNNACDGSSSSSNIQCCLKKVRLAGAIGIYFGSTATATLKAATAAAAAAATTCNKHQQVIRLNVARNGQNKFEEKIILNASAEEFESVLLNVNFFYFVFYLPATIQ; from the exons AtggcggcagcaacatcaagTTGCCGctgcaacaaaaacaacgcgCTTAGTTGCAACAATGGTCGcgacaacaataacaatgccTGCgatggcagcagcagcagcagcaacatccaaTGCTG CTTGAAAAAGGTGCGCCTGGCTGGGGCTATTGGAATTTATTTTGGTTCtacagcaactgcaacactaaaagctgcaacagcagcagcagcggcagcagcaacaacgtgCAACAAGCATCAACAGGTGATTCGCCTGAATGTTGCACGAAATGGGCAAAACAAATTCGAGGAAAAAATCATCTTAAATGCTTCTGCCGAAGAATTTGAGTCTGTTcttttaaatgttaattttttttatttcgtctTCTACTTGCCTGCAACAATTCAATAA
- the LOC117136675 gene encoding cuticle protein 19 → MMSFKSFVLLSLSLAAISAYAYAQIAPGSNAYLPPTKNGYDYSEPKTPFKPGPPGRPAAPGPRPPAPPGTPRNIPGQPADDHVHVPGMPYDFEYAVQDPETANDYAHKASSDGDVVTGEYRVQMPDGRTQIVRYTADWKTGYHADVSYEGEATYPQGPQPGARGGGGGGAGGAGGYKY, encoded by the exons ATGATGTCCTTCAAGTCGTTCGTCCTGCTT AGCTTATCCCTCGCTGCCATCAGTGCCTATGCCTACGCCCAGATCGCCCCAGGCTCCAACGCGTACCTCCCGCCCACCAAGAACGGCTACGACTACTCGGAACCCAAGACCCCATTC AAGCCCGGCCCACCTGGAAGACCAGCGGCACCTGGACCCCGGCCACCCGCACCACCCGGCACTCCTCGCAACATTCCTGGCCAGCCAGCCGAT GACCATGTCCACGTGCCTGGCATGCCGTACGACTTCGAGTACGCCGTCCAGGATCCGGAGACCGCCAACGACTATGCGCACAAGGCGTCCAGTGATGGCGATGTGGTGACCGGCGAGTACCGCGTCCAGATGCCCGACGGAAGGACCCAGATCGTCCGCTACACCGCCGACTGGAAGACGGGCTACCACGCGGACGTGAGCTACGAGGGCGAGGCCACGTACCCGCAGGGTCCACAGCCAGGAGCTcgtggcggtggcggcggtggtgctggtggtgccgGTGGGTACAAGTACTAG